The following coding sequences lie in one Mycobacterium gordonae genomic window:
- a CDS encoding MFS transporter, producing MSTATSRVNRDSLAGSPWAALWAMLIGFFMIMLDSTIVAVANPTIMTALHIGYDTVVWVTSAYLLGYAVVLLVAGRLGDRFGPRNLYVIGLVVFTFASVWCGLSGSAAMLIAARVVQGVGAGLLTPQTLSMLTRIFPAHHRGPAMSMWGATAGVASLVGPLAGGTLVDSLGWQWIFFVNVPVGVIALALAIWLVPVLPIREQGFDLIGVALSGVGMFLLVFGLQEGESAHWKPWIWAVLVAGVGFMSAFIYWQAINKRAPLVPLSMFADRDFSLCNIGVAIVSFGSTAMMLPLTFYAQSVCGLSPTRSALLIAPVAVSSGLLAPLVGLIIDKSHPVPVLGFGFSALAISMTWLAMELEPGTPVWRLVLPFVGIGVGMAFVWSPLAATATRNLPTEQSGAGSGVYNATRQLGAVLGSAGMAAFMTWRIGAEVPGGAAASTGEDAALQLPAFLREPFSAAMSQSMLLPAFVTLFGIVASVFLVGAVGSALGRRDVDELAGYVLPADPEDDDDGYVEYILRREPDSGYDVSTQPLVAMPRRNGVPRVDVRPVVDYARQPDPDDPVGGRV from the coding sequence GGCGATGCTGATCGGCTTCTTCATGATCATGCTCGACTCGACGATCGTGGCGGTGGCCAATCCGACTATCATGACCGCGCTGCACATCGGATACGACACGGTCGTCTGGGTGACCAGCGCCTACCTGCTGGGGTATGCGGTGGTATTGCTGGTTGCCGGCCGCCTCGGCGACCGGTTCGGGCCCAGGAATCTCTATGTGATCGGCCTGGTGGTCTTCACCTTCGCGTCGGTGTGGTGCGGGCTATCCGGCAGCGCCGCCATGTTGATCGCGGCCCGCGTGGTCCAGGGCGTGGGCGCCGGCCTGCTCACCCCGCAGACGTTGTCGATGCTCACTCGGATCTTCCCGGCTCACCATCGCGGCCCCGCGATGAGCATGTGGGGCGCCACCGCCGGCGTCGCCAGCCTGGTCGGACCGCTGGCCGGGGGGACGCTGGTCGACAGCCTGGGCTGGCAATGGATCTTTTTCGTCAACGTGCCGGTCGGCGTGATAGCCCTGGCGTTGGCGATCTGGCTGGTGCCGGTCCTGCCGATCCGCGAGCAGGGCTTCGATCTGATCGGCGTCGCGTTGTCCGGCGTCGGCATGTTCCTGTTGGTGTTCGGCCTGCAGGAAGGCGAATCGGCGCACTGGAAGCCGTGGATCTGGGCCGTATTGGTGGCCGGCGTCGGGTTCATGTCGGCGTTCATCTATTGGCAGGCGATCAACAAGCGGGCGCCGTTGGTGCCGCTGAGCATGTTCGCCGACCGCGACTTCAGCCTGTGCAACATCGGAGTGGCCATCGTTTCCTTCGGCTCGACGGCGATGATGCTGCCACTGACCTTCTACGCCCAGTCGGTGTGCGGCCTGTCGCCGACGCGTTCGGCGCTGCTGATCGCGCCGGTGGCCGTCAGCAGCGGGCTGCTGGCCCCACTCGTCGGGCTGATCATCGACAAATCTCACCCAGTGCCGGTCCTGGGTTTCGGGTTTTCGGCACTGGCGATCTCGATGACCTGGCTCGCGATGGAGTTGGAGCCCGGCACGCCGGTCTGGCGGCTGGTGTTGCCGTTCGTCGGGATCGGGGTGGGGATGGCCTTTGTCTGGTCGCCGCTGGCCGCCACCGCGACCCGCAACCTGCCGACCGAGCAGTCGGGCGCAGGTTCGGGCGTCTACAACGCCACCCGGCAGCTCGGCGCGGTGCTCGGTAGTGCGGGTATGGCCGCGTTTATGACGTGGCGTATTGGCGCCGAGGTGCCGGGGGGTGCCGCGGCGTCCACCGGGGAGGACGCGGCACTGCAGCTGCCCGCGTTCCTGCGGGAACCCTTCTCGGCGGCGATGTCGCAGTCGATGCTGCTGCCGGCGTTCGTCACGCTGTTCGGGATCGTCGCCTCGGTGTTCCTGGTCGGCGCGGTGGGTTCGGCCCTGGGCCGGCGCGACGTCGACGAACTGGCCGGATACGTGCTGCCCGCAGACCCGGAGGACGACGACGACGGCTACGTCGAATACATCCTGCGCCGCGAACCGGACTCCGGCTACGACGTCAGCACGCAACCGTTGGTCGCCATGCCCCGGCGCAACGGTGTTCCCAGGGTCGACGTGCGCCCGGTGGTGGATTATGCGCGCCAGCCAGATCCCGACGATCCGGTCGGCGGCCGCGTCTGA